The Gemmatimonadota bacterium genome window below encodes:
- a CDS encoding AAA family ATPase, with the protein MHSTLPDELALVGRKEELAGLRRRLERAAQAEPRAAFIRGESGVGKSRLVRAVADDARRREWTVAVGRAYPVGAGVPYGIFTDALQPVIAQLEPGAVSVLTRGGEGDLGQIFPALRARGDGAERTGGSPSELKTRLFWNFTELLKGLAGRAPLLVVLEDLQWADEPSLELLHFIVRETRAFPVQILGTYNETHRERGDALSVTEQSLLRLDHLDVLRLEPLAPSDTAELITESFRVDPSVTREFAALVHGWTRGNPFYLTETLKSLVESGRLHDREGTWLGWETDALDLPQSVRDAVLVRIGRLSESAAETARLAAVLGTRTRYEVLLVASTVDEHDLLAGLDELRRRGVLSEESEGASLFYTFQHPLVRETLYAELGRARSRVYHARIAEALERHHGKAALEHAEELAFHFSRAESPRLADRAIRYRAVAGRRALGRFAWSPAADHLGDALERLARLDEAERVGLIQELGPLEEDLAHACQALGDGERALALLESARAQARASGDARRLLRVARRLGHLHFWAARYAEALDELDGALDLLGEAGALRERASIRLVRGICLEQVGRADDAERELSAALDTAAELGDAALLAKVHRALALNHLWRGATERVREHGEQAVALAREAGRGSVLFWSHWLMAVLEGLTGNAQAMAPRIDEAMGVATRLRSPHLRLWAAELSIEHASATGDWERGMALGEQSVVLARSLDQRTLLPRLLVWTALIHLGRGDLERARTLVDEAWEVSGAGGDLEECDVNTVVPAHTGRAACALAEGDYDTAIAFGEAALRLTDRSGYFVWAVHRLLPIMAEACLLKRDLDGALRIATRLKRDSERLSHRLGLAWSDACTALVTWLGGDAENGARGLRDAAAQLEAIPFVWDAARVRRQLAGRLADFGDREGALQELRGVHETFARLGAELELTRTREMFREIDARPPARGVVVGAGASALTSREIEIARLVADGKSNKAIGKALDIAPRTVSTHLSNIYRKVEVGSRAELTELVRTSQLPEG; encoded by the coding sequence ATGCACTCCACCCTCCCGGACGAGCTCGCGCTCGTCGGTCGCAAGGAAGAGCTGGCGGGCCTGCGGCGGCGCCTCGAACGCGCCGCGCAGGCGGAGCCGCGCGCGGCCTTCATCCGCGGCGAGAGCGGCGTCGGGAAGTCCCGCCTCGTGCGCGCCGTGGCCGACGACGCCCGCCGGCGGGAGTGGACCGTGGCGGTGGGGCGCGCCTACCCGGTAGGGGCCGGCGTGCCCTACGGCATCTTCACGGACGCCCTCCAGCCGGTCATCGCGCAGCTCGAGCCGGGCGCCGTCTCGGTGCTCACGCGCGGCGGGGAAGGCGATCTGGGGCAGATCTTCCCGGCGCTGCGGGCGCGCGGCGACGGAGCGGAGCGGACGGGAGGTTCCCCCAGCGAGCTGAAGACCCGACTCTTCTGGAACTTCACCGAGCTGCTCAAGGGACTCGCGGGTCGGGCGCCGCTCCTGGTGGTCCTCGAGGATCTCCAGTGGGCCGACGAGCCGTCGCTGGAGCTCCTGCACTTCATCGTGCGCGAGACGCGCGCGTTTCCCGTGCAGATCCTGGGCACGTACAACGAGACGCACCGTGAGCGCGGCGATGCCCTCTCGGTGACCGAGCAGTCGCTGCTGCGTCTCGATCACCTGGACGTGCTGCGGCTGGAGCCGCTCGCGCCCAGCGATACGGCGGAGCTGATCACCGAGTCCTTCCGCGTCGACCCTTCGGTGACCCGTGAGTTCGCGGCGCTCGTGCACGGCTGGACCCGCGGCAATCCATTCTATCTGACCGAGACGCTCAAGTCGCTCGTGGAATCCGGCCGGCTCCACGACCGGGAAGGCACCTGGCTGGGCTGGGAGACCGATGCGCTCGACCTCCCGCAGTCCGTGCGCGACGCGGTGCTGGTCCGCATCGGACGCCTGTCGGAATCGGCTGCCGAGACCGCGCGGCTCGCGGCCGTGCTGGGGACGCGCACCCGGTACGAAGTGCTGCTCGTGGCATCCACGGTGGACGAGCACGATCTGCTGGCCGGCCTGGACGAGTTGCGCCGCCGCGGCGTGCTCTCCGAGGAGAGCGAGGGCGCCAGCCTCTTCTACACCTTCCAGCATCCCCTCGTGCGCGAGACGCTCTATGCGGAGCTGGGTCGGGCGCGCTCGCGCGTCTACCACGCGCGCATCGCGGAAGCGTTGGAGCGGCACCATGGCAAGGCGGCGCTGGAGCACGCGGAAGAGCTGGCCTTCCACTTCAGCCGTGCGGAGAGCCCGCGACTGGCGGACCGCGCGATCCGCTACCGTGCCGTCGCGGGTCGTCGTGCGCTCGGCCGCTTCGCCTGGTCGCCTGCCGCCGACCATCTGGGCGATGCGCTGGAGCGTCTCGCCCGTCTCGACGAGGCCGAACGGGTCGGCCTGATCCAGGAGCTGGGGCCACTGGAAGAGGACCTCGCCCACGCTTGTCAGGCCCTGGGCGACGGCGAGCGCGCCCTGGCGCTGCTGGAGTCCGCGCGCGCCCAGGCCCGTGCCAGCGGGGATGCCCGTCGGCTGCTGCGCGTCGCGCGGCGGCTCGGTCACCTGCACTTCTGGGCCGCCCGCTACGCGGAGGCGCTCGACGAGCTGGATGGCGCGTTGGACCTGTTGGGGGAGGCGGGGGCGTTACGCGAGCGTGCGTCCATCCGCCTGGTGCGCGGCATCTGCCTCGAGCAGGTGGGACGCGCGGACGACGCGGAGCGCGAGCTGTCCGCCGCGTTGGACACCGCCGCCGAGCTCGGCGACGCGGCCTTGCTGGCCAAGGTGCACCGCGCGTTGGCCCTCAACCACCTGTGGCGGGGCGCGACGGAGCGCGTGCGTGAGCATGGCGAGCAGGCGGTCGCCCTCGCGCGCGAAGCCGGCCGCGGGTCCGTGCTCTTCTGGAGCCACTGGCTGATGGCGGTGCTGGAGGGCCTGACGGGAAATGCCCAGGCCATGGCCCCCCGGATCGACGAAGCGATGGGCGTCGCCACGCGTCTGCGCTCGCCCCACCTCCGGCTGTGGGCTGCCGAGCTCTCCATCGAGCATGCCTCGGCCACGGGGGACTGGGAGCGGGGCATGGCGCTGGGGGAGCAGTCCGTGGTGCTGGCCCGCAGCCTCGACCAGCGCACGTTGCTGCCCCGGCTGCTCGTGTGGACCGCGCTGATCCATCTGGGACGAGGCGACCTCGAGCGCGCCCGCACCCTGGTGGACGAGGCATGGGAGGTGTCGGGCGCCGGAGGCGACCTCGAGGAATGTGACGTGAACACCGTGGTGCCCGCGCACACCGGTCGCGCCGCCTGCGCGCTGGCCGAAGGGGACTACGACACCGCGATCGCGTTCGGAGAGGCCGCCCTGCGCCTGACCGACCGCAGCGGCTACTTCGTGTGGGCGGTGCACCGCCTGCTGCCCATCATGGCGGAGGCGTGCCTGCTCAAGCGCGACCTGGACGGTGCCCTCCGCATCGCCACCCGGTTGAAGCGCGACTCGGAGCGGCTCTCCCACCGGCTGGGGCTCGCGTGGTCGGATGCCTGCACGGCGCTGGTCACCTGGTTGGGCGGAGACGCCGAGAACGGCGCCCGCGGGCTGCGTGACGCCGCCGCCCAGCTCGAGGCCATCCCGTTCGTGTGGGACGCGGCGCGGGTGCGCCGTCAGCTGGCGGGCCGCCTGGCCGACTTCGGCGATCGCGAGGGAGCGCTCCAGGAGCTCCGTGGCGTCCACGAGACCTTCGCGCGGTTGGGGGCCGAGCTGGAGCTGACCCGGACCCGGGAGATGTTCCGCGAGATCGACGCGCGCCCTCCGGCCCGCGGCGTGGTCGTGGGCGCCGGTGCGTCGGCGCTCACCAGCCGGGAGATCGAGATCGCCCGGCTGGTCGCGGACGGCAAGTCCAACAAGGCCATCGGGAAGGCGCTCGACATCGCTCCCCGCACCGTCTCGACGCACCTCAGCAACATCTACCGCAAGGTGGAGGTCGGCTCCCGCGCCGAGCTCACGGAGCTGGTGCGGACCAGCCAGCTCCCGGAAGGCTGA
- a CDS encoding serine hydrolase domain-containing protein — MPIRRLASASVLFLIAATRFAPALTAQAVTSPPDTAALLQAAFDTVPAADSRPDSVRIATWLDAWLEARMDADDITGATVAVVRDGALLFAKGYGWADAEAHTPVVADRTLFRIGSISKLFVWTSVMQLVEQGRVELDADVNTYLDTVEVPAAFDRPITLADLMTHSAGFEDHVVGLFASDTAALRPSADILTEQMPQRVRPPGDVTSYSNHGTALAMQVVEDVSGMPWMQYIERNILQPLRMSHTTFRQPLPAALADDMSEGYASGGGEAEDFELVPLGAVGAASATATDMARFMIAHLQLGAYDGARILEEETAREMQSELFRNAPGVNPFLHGFADLSTHGLHMLGHGGDTFWFHSQLSLLPEHDLGIFVSYNTAGSGPQALVSDFVRWYFDVEDAGRLTPPADFGERVGRFTGRFRANRFAHDDLTKVMAALGTMKVERSGDTALAIDLGDDKVWIETAPLTFRAAWSDRTLAFRENQDGRITHMFVGDVPYVSFERVPWSESPGVQLPILVFALVMMALTVVALPVTAFYRYRHGYEPADPVPGIGRFFGWMASALFLVFAVGLAVLASGNAIPLGEVGGIRRLLWLPVGGVVFAGFTVVFAVIAWGGGRGTRAARIAFTLLALALVLHVWQLNVWNLLGWNLG, encoded by the coding sequence ATGCCCATCCGTCGGCTCGCTTCCGCTTCGGTCCTGTTCCTGATCGCGGCCACGCGCTTCGCACCCGCCCTGACGGCGCAGGCTGTGACGTCGCCGCCCGACACCGCCGCCCTGCTCCAAGCCGCCTTCGACACCGTTCCGGCAGCCGACAGCCGTCCCGACTCCGTCCGCATCGCCACCTGGCTCGATGCCTGGTTGGAGGCGCGCATGGACGCCGACGACATCACGGGCGCCACCGTGGCGGTGGTGCGCGATGGCGCGCTGCTGTTCGCGAAGGGCTACGGATGGGCGGACGCGGAAGCGCACACGCCGGTGGTCGCGGACCGCACGCTCTTCCGGATCGGCTCCATCTCCAAGCTGTTCGTCTGGACGTCGGTGATGCAGCTCGTGGAGCAGGGCCGCGTGGAGCTGGACGCGGACGTCAACACGTACCTGGACACCGTGGAGGTACCCGCCGCGTTCGATCGCCCGATCACGCTCGCGGATCTGATGACGCACTCGGCGGGCTTCGAGGACCACGTCGTCGGCTTGTTCGCGAGCGACACCGCCGCGCTACGCCCGAGCGCCGACATCCTCACGGAGCAGATGCCGCAGCGTGTGCGCCCTCCGGGCGACGTCACGTCCTACTCGAATCACGGGACCGCCCTGGCCATGCAGGTGGTCGAGGATGTCTCCGGCATGCCATGGATGCAGTACATCGAACGCAACATCCTGCAACCGCTGCGGATGTCGCACACCACGTTCCGGCAACCGCTGCCGGCGGCCCTGGCGGACGACATGTCGGAAGGGTACGCGTCCGGGGGCGGCGAGGCCGAGGACTTCGAGCTCGTACCGCTCGGCGCGGTGGGCGCGGCCAGCGCCACCGCGACCGACATGGCGCGCTTCATGATCGCGCACCTGCAGTTGGGCGCGTACGACGGCGCCCGCATCCTGGAGGAGGAGACCGCGCGCGAGATGCAGAGCGAGCTCTTCCGCAATGCGCCCGGCGTCAACCCGTTCCTGCACGGATTTGCGGACCTGAGCACGCACGGTCTGCACATGCTCGGCCACGGCGGGGACACGTTCTGGTTCCATTCGCAGCTCTCCCTGCTGCCCGAGCACGACCTCGGCATCTTCGTCTCGTACAACACGGCCGGCTCCGGGCCGCAGGCGCTCGTATCCGACTTCGTGCGCTGGTACTTCGACGTCGAGGACGCCGGGCGGCTGACTCCACCCGCCGACTTCGGCGAGCGCGTCGGCCGCTTCACCGGTCGCTTCCGTGCGAATCGCTTCGCGCATGACGATCTCACCAAGGTCATGGCCGCCCTGGGGACCATGAAGGTCGAGCGCTCCGGGGACACCGCGCTCGCGATCGACCTGGGCGACGACAAGGTCTGGATCGAGACCGCGCCGCTCACGTTCCGCGCCGCCTGGAGCGACCGCACGCTCGCGTTCCGCGAGAACCAGGACGGACGGATCACCCACATGTTCGTGGGGGACGTGCCCTATGTGTCCTTCGAGCGCGTGCCGTGGAGCGAGAGTCCGGGTGTCCAGCTGCCGATCCTGGTCTTCGCGCTGGTGATGATGGCGCTCACGGTCGTCGCGTTGCCCGTGACGGCGTTCTATCGCTACCGCCACGGGTACGAGCCCGCGGATCCGGTCCCCGGGATCGGCCGCTTCTTCGGGTGGATGGCCTCGGCGCTGTTCCTGGTGTTCGCGGTGGGCTTGGCCGTGCTGGCGTCCGGCAACGCCATTCCCCTCGGTGAGGTGGGCGGGATCCGCCGCCTGCTCTGGCTGCCCGTGGGCGGCGTGGTCTTCGCCGGCTTCACCGTGGTGTTCGCGGTCATCGCCTGGGGCGGCGGCCGGGGCACGCGCGCGGCCCGGATCGCCTTCACGCTCCTGGCCCTGGCGCTCGTGCTCCACGTCTGGCAGCTCAACGTCTGGAACCTGCTGGGCTGGAACCTGGGCTGA
- a CDS encoding TetR/AcrR family transcriptional regulator yields MNDSMSDPRIADPQGTAAQGTAAQGTEAQAADPQDAEAQPTADTRAALIAHARRAFASEGYTGASIRRITSEAGANLGAVTYYFGSKRQLYAEVLVAVLGPLRERVLAAAAASGSGLERVTGVVRAFFAHLAANPDQPGLMLQEIASGRVPPDPARDIIRSVFGTVAGLVRQGQTDGTIRPGDPALLALSAVAQPVYLSLVRRLTSPVLDLALQDDPERVVEHAVTFVRRGLAPEAGDPS; encoded by the coding sequence ATGAATGATTCAATGTCCGATCCCCGGATCGCCGATCCGCAGGGCACCGCGGCGCAGGGCACCGCGGCGCAGGGCACCGAGGCGCAGGCCGCCGATCCCCAGGACGCCGAGGCGCAGCCCACCGCCGACACCCGGGCCGCGCTGATCGCACACGCGCGGCGGGCGTTCGCCTCCGAGGGCTACACGGGCGCCTCCATCCGCCGCATCACGTCCGAGGCGGGCGCCAACCTGGGGGCCGTCACCTACTACTTCGGGTCCAAGCGGCAGCTCTACGCGGAGGTGCTGGTGGCGGTGCTGGGCCCGCTGCGCGAACGGGTCCTGGCCGCGGCCGCCGCTTCCGGCAGCGGACTCGAGCGGGTCACCGGGGTGGTGCGGGCCTTCTTCGCGCATCTGGCCGCCAACCCCGATCAGCCCGGCCTCATGCTCCAGGAGATCGCGTCGGGCCGCGTCCCACCCGATCCCGCCCGGGACATCATCCGCTCCGTCTTCGGCACCGTGGCCGGGTTGGTCCGCCAGGGTCAGACGGACGGCACCATCCGGCCGGGCGATCCGGCGCTGCTGGCCCTCTCCGCGGTGGCCCAGCCGGTCTATCTGAGCCTCGTCCGCCGCCTCACCTCTCCCGTGCTCGACCTCGCCCTCCAGGACGACCCGGAGCGCGTCGTCGAGCACGCGGTCACCTTCGTCCGCCGGGGCCTGGCTCCGGAAGCGGGAGATCCGTCATGA
- a CDS encoding TolC family protein has product MSLRPRLAALRAAGSILLLVGPAPLQAQEWSLADAVRDALARHPAVEGARAAEDAASARVGGARAAFLPSLTASGSAIRFEEPMVVAPLHGFDPTRPPTFDDALVRSQVALGYTLFDGGGRSAGLSAARSARAAATAGLASSEAQVIEATAQAWLGVVTAEAVLEASDRRRTALEAEVTRARRLLEAGSAPQVELLRAQAEAAQAEADHASAVAALAAARSILTRLTGRDVPDGLTAPRAATLSSDASSASAPPELVAARASADAADARARGARAAFLPRVALASSVDQYGATGRRFTNEWQAGLQVSLPLFLGGARFAEVRQRSAEARQAHADADRLALDLATARDRIASGVAEAEGRVAALESAEAQFTEVARVEALALAEGAGVQRDLLAAEAQLFRVRADLARARAALLTQWIALARADGRLDRAWVDAHLEGAR; this is encoded by the coding sequence ATGAGCCTCCGTCCTCGCCTCGCGGCCCTCCGGGCGGCGGGGTCGATCCTCCTCCTGGTGGGGCCGGCGCCCCTGCAGGCCCAGGAATGGTCGCTCGCGGATGCGGTCCGCGACGCGCTGGCCCGTCATCCGGCCGTCGAAGGCGCGCGCGCGGCCGAGGATGCCGCCTCCGCGCGGGTGGGTGGCGCGCGCGCGGCCTTCCTGCCTTCGCTGACGGCGTCCGGCTCGGCGATCCGGTTCGAGGAGCCGATGGTCGTTGCCCCTCTGCACGGGTTCGATCCCACCCGGCCGCCGACCTTCGACGACGCGCTGGTGCGCAGCCAGGTGGCGCTCGGCTACACCCTCTTCGACGGTGGGGGACGCTCCGCCGGGCTCTCGGCGGCCCGCTCCGCCCGCGCGGCGGCCACGGCCGGCCTGGCCTCTTCCGAAGCGCAGGTGATCGAAGCCACCGCGCAGGCATGGCTCGGCGTCGTGACCGCCGAGGCCGTGCTCGAGGCGAGCGATCGCCGCCGCACCGCATTGGAGGCCGAGGTCACACGTGCCCGCCGCCTCCTGGAGGCGGGCAGCGCTCCGCAGGTCGAGCTCCTGCGGGCCCAGGCCGAGGCGGCGCAGGCCGAGGCCGACCACGCCTCCGCCGTCGCTGCGCTGGCGGCCGCCCGCAGCATCCTGACGCGCCTGACCGGCCGGGACGTTCCCGACGGTCTGACGGCACCGCGCGCAGCCACGCTCTCCAGCGACGCGTCGTCCGCCAGCGCGCCGCCGGAGCTGGTCGCCGCGCGCGCCAGCGCCGACGCCGCGGACGCGCGGGCGCGCGGCGCCCGCGCCGCCTTCCTGCCGCGGGTGGCCTTGGCCTCCAGCGTGGATCAGTACGGCGCCACCGGACGGCGCTTCACCAACGAATGGCAGGCGGGCCTGCAGGTCTCCCTGCCGCTCTTCCTCGGCGGAGCGCGCTTCGCGGAGGTGCGGCAGCGCAGCGCGGAGGCGCGCCAGGCACACGCCGACGCGGATCGCCTCGCGCTCGACCTGGCCACCGCGCGCGACCGGATCGCGAGTGGCGTTGCCGAGGCCGAGGGTCGCGTGGCGGCCCTCGAGTCCGCCGAGGCGCAGTTCACGGAGGTCGCGCGCGTGGAGGCGCTCGCCCTCGCGGAGGGCGCCGGCGTGCAGCGCGACCTGCTCGCTGCCGAGGCCCAGCTCTTTCGCGTGCGCGCCGACCTCGCGCGCGCACGCGCTGCGCTGCTCACGCAATGGATCGCCCTGGCCCGTGCCGACGGTCGTCTGGACCGCGCGTGGGTGGACGCACACCTCGAGGGAGCCCGATGA
- a CDS encoding efflux RND transporter periplasmic adaptor subunit: MKPPVRILIPVLLIAAFSVWWFRRDGVADGAIVASGTVEATEAQLAFQAAGRIARVSVREGDAVRAGQVLAQLDTTELAAQRRLAEAGVEAARARLRALERGSRSAEIRQAEAVAQAAEEQHTEAVRERARAERLHEGGAVSAQALERARTAERVGAAGLEQARERLALVREGPRSEDIDAARATLAQAEATLARADAVLAHATIEAPFDGVVSVRYREPGESATPGLPVVALRDPGDRWVRIYVPEDRVGTVRVGQPAEIRTDSWPDRVFEGQVEFIASEAEFTPRTVQTTEERSNLVYAVKVRVLGDGEDALKAGLPADVTLERAAADTP, from the coding sequence ATGAAGCCGCCCGTCCGCATCCTCATCCCCGTCCTCCTGATCGCAGCCTTCTCGGTGTGGTGGTTCCGGCGCGACGGCGTCGCCGACGGCGCCATCGTCGCGTCGGGCACCGTGGAGGCCACGGAGGCGCAGCTCGCGTTCCAGGCTGCGGGTCGCATCGCCCGGGTATCCGTGCGCGAAGGCGACGCCGTGCGCGCCGGTCAGGTCCTGGCGCAGCTCGACACCACCGAGCTGGCCGCGCAACGCCGCCTGGCAGAGGCCGGGGTGGAAGCGGCGCGGGCGCGGCTGCGCGCCCTGGAGCGCGGGTCGCGCTCGGCCGAGATCCGGCAGGCGGAGGCCGTGGCGCAGGCCGCGGAGGAGCAACACACCGAAGCCGTGCGTGAGCGCGCCCGGGCCGAGCGCCTGCACGAAGGCGGGGCCGTGAGCGCGCAGGCGCTGGAGCGGGCGCGCACGGCGGAACGGGTGGGTGCGGCCGGGTTGGAGCAGGCGCGTGAGCGCCTCGCGCTCGTGCGGGAAGGGCCGCGCAGCGAGGACATCGACGCCGCGCGCGCGACCCTCGCGCAGGCGGAGGCCACATTGGCGCGAGCGGACGCGGTGCTCGCGCACGCCACCATTGAAGCGCCCTTCGACGGGGTGGTCAGCGTGCGCTACCGCGAGCCCGGAGAGTCGGCTACACCCGGGCTGCCGGTCGTGGCGCTGCGCGATCCCGGGGATCGCTGGGTCCGCATCTACGTCCCGGAGGACCGCGTGGGGACCGTGCGGGTGGGGCAGCCCGCGGAGATCCGCACCGACAGCTGGCCGGACCGCGTCTTCGAGGGGCAGGTGGAGTTCATCGCCAGCGAAGCGGAGTTCACGCCGCGCACGGTCCAGACGACCGAGGAGCGCAGCAACCTCGTCTACGCGGTCAAGGTGCGTGTGCTGGGCGACGGCGAGGATGCGCTCAAGGCGGGCCTGCCCGCAGACGTGACCCTGGAGCGCGCGGCGGCGGACACGCCATGA
- a CDS encoding ABC transporter ATP-binding protein gives MSAVRVEALTRRFGTHVAVDALSFDVQAGELFGIVGPDGAGKTTLLRMLAGVLPPSGGEAWIDGTSVVSDPEGVKTHLAYMAQRFGLYEDLTVRENLDFYADLYGVPRRDKQERIARLHRFSGLGPFEDRLAGALSGGMKQKLALSCCLVHHPRLLLLDEPTFGVDPISRRDLWLILHEMIAEGVTIVVSTAYLDEAERCDRVALLAEGRTLALDTPDALRTRVRGPVRALVTDAPRQARDVLRGAPGVVSATLFGEAVHVLLDAGATDPDLEGLLAADGIRVLERSTHEPTLENVFVALVEESERVGAGA, from the coding sequence ATGAGCGCGGTGCGGGTGGAGGCACTGACGCGGCGCTTCGGGACACACGTGGCGGTCGATGCCCTCTCCTTCGACGTGCAGGCGGGCGAGCTCTTCGGGATCGTGGGCCCCGACGGTGCCGGGAAGACCACGCTGCTGCGCATGCTCGCGGGCGTACTTCCGCCGAGCGGCGGGGAGGCCTGGATCGACGGCACCAGCGTCGTCTCCGACCCCGAGGGTGTGAAGACCCACCTGGCATACATGGCGCAGCGCTTCGGGCTCTACGAGGACCTCACGGTGCGCGAGAACCTGGACTTCTACGCGGATCTCTACGGCGTCCCGCGACGCGACAAGCAGGAGCGGATCGCGCGCCTGCACCGCTTCTCGGGATTGGGCCCGTTCGAGGACCGGCTCGCGGGTGCGCTGTCGGGCGGGATGAAGCAGAAGCTGGCGCTCTCCTGCTGTCTGGTGCACCACCCGCGTCTGCTGCTCCTGGATGAACCCACGTTCGGCGTCGATCCCATCTCCCGCCGCGACCTCTGGCTCATCCTGCACGAGATGATCGCCGAAGGGGTGACGATCGTCGTGTCCACCGCCTACCTGGACGAGGCCGAGCGCTGCGACCGGGTCGCGCTCCTGGCGGAAGGCCGCACCCTGGCGCTGGACACGCCGGACGCGTTGCGCACCCGTGTGCGCGGGCCGGTGCGCGCGCTCGTGACCGATGCACCGCGGCAGGCCCGTGACGTGCTGCGCGGGGCCCCCGGTGTGGTCTCGGCCACGCTCTTCGGCGAGGCGGTGCACGTCCTGCTCGACGCAGGCGCCACCGACCCGGACCTGGAGGGCCTCCTGGCCGCCGACGGGATCCGGGTGCTCGAGCGCTCCACCCACGAGCCGACCCTGGAGAACGTGTTCGTGGCGCTCGTGGAGGAGAGCGAGCGCGTGGGAGCCGGCGCGTGA
- a CDS encoding ABC transporter ATP-binding protein, whose protein sequence is MNARLSEAARAREDAARVSRPDATDPAVRVQALTRRFGDFTAVDAVTFDVRRGEVFGFLGPNGAGKTTTLKMLTGLVEPSEGQGWVAGLDITHERARIRDRIGYMSQRFSLYGDLTVEENIELFAGLYGVAGARLRDRRAWIEQAGLVPPGGQPAGELPLGWKQRLALGCAVLHEPQVLFLDEPTSGVDPLARRRFWDLIAELAAAGTTVIVSTHYMEEAEYCNRLALMNRGRLIALDTPRALRRAMTEPLFRATAHDPASTVQALTADERVVEAALYGRAVHVLLRDDADAETRARALLDDPALGLTGIERIPPSLEDVFVAAVRKAGGVVAG, encoded by the coding sequence GTGAACGCCCGTCTTTCCGAGGCGGCGCGTGCGCGGGAGGACGCGGCCCGCGTGTCGCGCCCGGACGCGACGGATCCGGCCGTGCGGGTGCAAGCCCTTACGCGCCGGTTCGGGGACTTCACGGCCGTGGATGCCGTGACCTTCGACGTGCGCCGGGGGGAGGTGTTCGGCTTCCTGGGGCCGAACGGAGCCGGCAAGACCACGACCCTCAAGATGCTGACGGGGCTCGTGGAGCCCAGCGAGGGGCAGGGCTGGGTGGCCGGGCTGGACATCACGCACGAGCGGGCGCGCATCCGCGACCGCATCGGCTACATGTCGCAGCGCTTCTCGCTGTACGGCGACCTCACGGTGGAGGAGAACATCGAGCTCTTCGCCGGCCTCTATGGGGTGGCCGGCGCGCGTCTCCGCGACCGGCGTGCCTGGATCGAACAGGCCGGGCTCGTGCCCCCGGGCGGTCAGCCCGCCGGCGAGCTGCCGCTCGGATGGAAGCAGCGTCTGGCGCTGGGCTGCGCGGTCCTGCACGAGCCACAGGTCCTGTTCCTGGACGAGCCCACCTCCGGGGTCGATCCGCTGGCGCGCCGCCGCTTCTGGGACCTGATCGCCGAGCTGGCCGCCGCGGGCACGACGGTGATCGTGAGCACGCACTACATGGAGGAAGCCGAGTACTGCAACCGTCTGGCGCTCATGAACCGAGGGCGTTTGATCGCGCTGGACACACCGCGCGCGCTCCGGCGCGCCATGACCGAGCCGTTGTTCCGCGCGACCGCACACGACCCCGCCAGCACCGTGCAGGCCCTGACCGCCGACGAACGCGTGGTGGAGGCGGCGCTCTACGGGCGAGCTGTGCACGTGTTGCTGCGGGACGACGCCGATGCCGAGACCCGCGCGCGGGCCCTGCTGGACGATCCCGCGCTCGGCCTCACCGGCATCGAGCGCATCCCGCCGTCGCTCGAGGACGTCTTCGTGGCCGCCGTCCGCAAGGCCGGCGGCGTGGTGGCGGGGTGA